Proteins found in one Nostoc sp. NIES-3756 genomic segment:
- a CDS encoding VOC family protein, protein MSQALFHLAFPVTDIAQTKAYYIDGLGCVPGRENPQAIILNLYGHQLVAHITKEPLTRQRTIYPRHFGLIFTQEKDWEDLVERAEKKQLLFRDAPKDRFVGSPLEHRTFFLEDPFYNLMEFRYYRHPEAIFGSYEYTQIGDRH, encoded by the coding sequence ATGAGTCAAGCTTTATTTCACCTCGCCTTCCCTGTCACCGATATTGCTCAAACAAAAGCTTATTATATTGATGGCTTAGGCTGTGTCCCTGGTCGTGAAAATCCCCAAGCCATAATTCTTAATCTTTATGGGCATCAATTAGTGGCTCATATTACCAAAGAACCATTAACGCGCCAGCGTACTATTTATCCCCGACACTTCGGGCTAATCTTTACTCAAGAAAAAGACTGGGAAGACTTGGTGGAAAGGGCTGAAAAAAAACAACTACTTTTCCGTGATGCACCCAAGGATCGCTTTGTTGGTTCTCCCCTAGAACATCGGACTTTCTTTTTGGAAGATCCATTTTATAATTTGATGGAGTTTAGGTATTATCGCCACCCAGAGGCAATTTTTGGGAGTTACGAATATACTCAAATTGGCGATCGCCATTAA
- a CDS encoding TIGR00297 family protein, with translation MLSFISSANPWLVGVGLNTVLLSLVWFAPKKLLTPAGVFHAWLLGILIWGTLGWQGYLVVTFYFIVGSGVTRIGMAQKEALGIAEKRSGARGPENVWGSALTAALCALGIGLLNAKLFPLSSQSLVPSLESLLLLGYVASFSTKLSDTCASEVGKAYGKSTFLITTLQPVPRGTEGAVSLEGTFAGVVGSAVIAIIGWGVGLISPLGIVWCLLAALIATNLESVIGATLQSKYTWLTNEIVNILNTLIGAIAAILFALIWANSFS, from the coding sequence ATGCTGTCATTTATTAGCTCTGCGAATCCTTGGTTGGTGGGAGTTGGACTAAATACTGTTCTACTGAGTTTAGTCTGGTTCGCTCCGAAAAAGTTGCTGACCCCAGCAGGTGTGTTTCATGCTTGGTTATTGGGCATACTGATTTGGGGTACTTTAGGCTGGCAGGGATATTTAGTAGTTACGTTCTATTTTATTGTGGGTTCCGGTGTGACACGCATTGGAATGGCACAAAAAGAAGCTCTCGGTATCGCTGAAAAGCGTTCGGGCGCAAGAGGCCCGGAAAATGTGTGGGGTTCTGCTTTAACTGCGGCGCTTTGTGCTTTAGGTATAGGCCTTCTCAACGCTAAACTTTTCCCTCTTAGTTCTCAGTCTCTCGTTCCTAGTCTTGAGTCTTTATTGTTATTAGGTTACGTCGCCAGCTTTAGTACAAAACTTTCTGACACCTGTGCTAGTGAAGTAGGTAAAGCTTATGGTAAAAGCACTTTCTTGATTACTACCTTGCAACCAGTGCCTAGAGGTACGGAGGGGGCGGTGAGTTTAGAAGGAACTTTTGCGGGTGTAGTGGGTTCAGCTGTGATCGCTATTATAGGTTGGGGTGTCGGTTTAATTAGCCCATTAGGCATTGTTTGGTGCTTACTTGCTGCTTTGATTGCCACAAATTTAGAAAGTGTAATTGGTGCAACACTGCAATCAAAATACACTTGGTTAACTAATGAAATTGTTAATATTCTTAACACTTTAATTGGTGCGATCGCAGCCATATTATTTGCTTTAATTTGGGCAAACTCTTTTAGTTAG
- a CDS encoding peptidylprolyl isomerase, with translation METLSFLSIDDQPISVEQTVKYLQSSGKLGQFIGDVLRQYVIEQEIQGRDDVDINPALTEQTVIDFRLKNQLADPQAFQEWLTKNGTDYQRFHASITFNFKLERLKTLVTQAKLPEYFIEQKIFLDRVVLSRIMVDSRELAEELQLQIAEGGSFEQLAKEYSVLDDRLVNGMMGPISRGTMPDKLRAAIDAASPGQLVGPIEIDGRYGLFRVEQFLPASLDDIQLKQALQNELFEKWLAEKIQKLTVKLQVS, from the coding sequence ATGGAAACTTTGTCTTTTTTGAGTATTGATGACCAACCTATCTCAGTTGAACAAACCGTAAAATACTTACAATCCTCAGGGAAGTTGGGTCAATTTATTGGTGATGTGCTGCGTCAATATGTCATAGAACAGGAAATCCAAGGGCGAGACGATGTAGATATTAATCCAGCTCTAACCGAGCAAACAGTGATTGATTTTCGCCTCAAAAATCAACTAGCTGACCCTCAAGCTTTTCAGGAATGGTTAACTAAGAATGGTACAGACTACCAAAGGTTTCACGCTTCAATTACTTTTAACTTCAAATTAGAAAGATTGAAAACTTTGGTGACACAGGCAAAACTACCAGAATATTTTATTGAGCAGAAAATTTTTCTAGATCGGGTGGTACTATCCCGGATTATGGTGGATAGTCGAGAATTAGCAGAAGAATTGCAGCTGCAAATTGCAGAAGGAGGCAGTTTTGAGCAATTAGCCAAAGAGTATTCTGTATTGGACGATCGCCTCGTTAATGGCATGATGGGGCCTATTAGTCGTGGTACTATGCCAGACAAATTACGGGCTGCTATTGATGCAGCTAGTCCTGGGCAATTAGTTGGGCCTATAGAAATTGATGGACGCTATGGTTTGTTTCGAGTGGAACAATTTCTGCCAGCGTCTTTAGATGATATTCAACTCAAGCAAGCATTACAAAACGAATTATTTGAAAAATGGTTAGCAGAGAAAATTCAAAAGCTGACGGTGAAATTACAAGTGAGTTAA
- a CDS encoding type I secretion system permease/ATPase, producing MVSRENSKADGEITSELKLLDNESLRIKVLTSIPWTQPPLSWLTPEQKNRLEERLEIRRYRLGEKIWSSETGGYHFFIVAGKVRLREEGSGQSLAALQVGDWFGDLQKLPGEYKAVAASKDVILACWDTHLWAEISTPAMEDFWLGLVAQENTAVENEVKPFQHTVVQPPVTPPETVTQPIPTSAVLSYPFVSSWNTAAACLTMAAQHLEHAVNLEWVQRQLRGQNPKQVVEAGEKLGLVLRRLQVSWGELRQLTFPALLQLQVESVPQPTWVIAYGIKGDRLIIANPLNPDNLCENLPQSVVEQCWDGQLWQVELISRQEKFNLSWFIPAVWKYRKLLAEVLLASFTLQLLGLGTPLITQVVIDKVMVQESLPTLDVMAIALLLVAVFESVLGILRLFIFTHTARRLDLSLSAQLFRHLMRLPLAYFESRRVGDTVARVQELEQIRSFLTGTALTVILDSIFAVVYLALMFYYNIPLTFVALAVLPLFATLTIVATPILRNWLNETFNRSADSQSFLVETITGIHSVKAHAAESVARDRWEGLFARFVRTGFKASTTSNISSNIGDFLTNFSSLLILWFGAKLVIDHKLTIGQLVAFQMLSGRVTGPLLRLVQLWQNLQQVLLSVDRIGDILNVAPEAEMGTGLVLPPLKGQVNFEQVFFRYKANTEPVLRGISFNVEPGQFVGIVGRSGSGKSTLSKLLQRLYQIESGRILIDGFDIKSADLASLRQQIGVVLQEDFLFNGSILENITLGNPNITAEQVVEAARLAVAHDFISQLPYGYETNVGERGTALSGGQRQRIALARLFLSDAPILVLDEATSALDSETEQQVLQNLQKISTNRTVFLIAHRFAPLKRADLILVLEKGVIAERGNHTELLQQKGLYWSLYQRQQANV from the coding sequence ATGGTTAGCAGAGAAAATTCAAAAGCTGACGGTGAAATTACAAGTGAGTTAAAACTTCTAGATAATGAATCGCTAAGAATCAAAGTGCTAACTTCCATACCTTGGACTCAACCGCCCCTAAGTTGGCTCACTCCTGAGCAGAAAAACCGTTTAGAAGAACGTCTAGAAATCCGGCGTTATCGACTAGGTGAGAAAATCTGGTCAAGTGAAACTGGCGGTTATCATTTTTTCATTGTGGCGGGGAAGGTGCGTTTACGGGAGGAAGGAAGCGGTCAATCTTTAGCAGCCTTACAGGTAGGAGATTGGTTTGGTGATTTACAAAAGCTACCTGGAGAATATAAAGCTGTAGCCGCTAGTAAAGATGTGATCCTGGCTTGCTGGGATACACATCTATGGGCGGAAATATCTACTCCAGCAATGGAAGATTTTTGGCTGGGATTAGTGGCACAGGAGAATACAGCAGTTGAAAATGAAGTAAAACCTTTTCAACACACTGTTGTCCAACCGCCTGTAACTCCTCCAGAGACGGTAACTCAGCCAATTCCTACATCTGCTGTACTCAGTTATCCTTTTGTGAGTAGTTGGAATACAGCTGCTGCTTGTTTAACAATGGCAGCACAACACCTAGAACATGCCGTGAACTTGGAATGGGTTCAACGCCAACTACGAGGGCAAAATCCCAAACAAGTTGTAGAAGCAGGAGAAAAGTTAGGTTTAGTCTTGCGAAGACTGCAAGTAAGTTGGGGGGAGTTGCGTCAGCTAACTTTCCCGGCTTTGTTACAGTTGCAAGTTGAATCTGTTCCTCAACCTACTTGGGTGATAGCCTATGGGATCAAAGGCGATCGCTTAATTATTGCTAATCCCTTAAATCCTGATAATCTGTGTGAAAATCTCCCACAGTCAGTAGTAGAACAATGCTGGGATGGTCAGTTATGGCAAGTAGAACTGATATCTCGACAAGAAAAATTTAATCTTAGTTGGTTCATCCCAGCCGTTTGGAAATATCGCAAACTACTAGCAGAAGTCTTATTAGCATCTTTTACATTACAGTTATTGGGGTTAGGAACACCACTAATTACCCAAGTTGTCATTGATAAAGTCATGGTACAGGAGAGTTTACCCACTCTCGATGTCATGGCGATCGCACTTTTGTTAGTAGCTGTCTTTGAGTCGGTGCTAGGGATTCTGCGGTTATTTATCTTTACTCATACAGCTAGACGTTTAGATTTAAGTTTATCAGCCCAATTATTCCGTCATTTGATGCGGCTACCGTTGGCTTATTTTGAGTCACGGCGGGTAGGTGATACAGTAGCCAGGGTACAAGAACTAGAGCAAATTCGCTCTTTTCTTACAGGTACAGCCTTAACAGTAATTTTGGATAGCATCTTTGCCGTAGTTTATTTGGCATTGATGTTTTATTACAATATTCCTCTCACTTTTGTGGCATTAGCGGTGCTGCCCTTGTTTGCTACACTGACAATAGTTGCTACACCAATTTTACGTAACTGGCTGAACGAAACCTTTAACCGCAGTGCAGACAGCCAATCATTCTTAGTAGAAACAATCACAGGTATCCATTCTGTTAAAGCTCATGCAGCTGAATCCGTAGCACGCGATCGCTGGGAAGGCTTATTTGCTCGTTTTGTGCGTACTGGTTTCAAAGCTTCCACAACTTCTAACATTAGCAGTAATATTGGCGACTTCCTTACCAATTTCTCGTCCTTACTAATTTTGTGGTTTGGTGCAAAATTAGTCATCGACCATAAACTGACAATTGGTCAATTGGTAGCCTTTCAGATGCTTTCCGGTAGAGTCACCGGGCCACTGTTACGCCTAGTACAACTATGGCAAAATCTGCAACAAGTCCTACTTTCCGTAGACCGAATTGGTGATATTCTCAACGTCGCCCCAGAAGCAGAAATGGGAACGGGTTTAGTTTTACCACCCCTGAAAGGACAAGTTAACTTTGAACAAGTCTTTTTCCGTTACAAAGCCAACACAGAACCAGTACTGCGAGGCATTTCCTTTAATGTAGAACCAGGGCAATTTGTTGGAATTGTAGGACGTAGTGGTTCTGGTAAGAGTACCCTTTCTAAATTACTGCAAAGACTTTATCAAATTGAATCAGGACGTATTCTCATCGATGGTTTTGACATCAAAAGTGCAGATTTAGCGTCTTTGCGACAACAAATTGGTGTAGTTCTCCAAGAAGACTTTTTATTTAACGGTTCCATCTTGGAAAACATCACCCTTGGTAATCCTAATATTACTGCCGAGCAAGTAGTTGAAGCCGCAAGACTAGCCGTAGCCCATGACTTTATCAGTCAATTACCCTACGGTTACGAAACTAACGTAGGAGAAAGGGGTACAGCGTTATCTGGAGGACAAAGACAACGCATTGCTTTAGCAAGACTGTTCCTTTCCGACGCACCGATTTTAGTGTTAGATGAAGCTACCAGCGCGTTAGATAGTGAAACAGAACAACAAGTCTTGCAAAATCTGCAAAAAATCTCCACTAACCGTACTGTATTTCTCATCGCCCACCGCTTTGCACCCTTAAAACGAGCAGATTTAATTCTCGTTTTAGAAAAAGGCGTAATTGCAGAACGAGGAAACCATACAGAACTCTTGCAACAAAAAGGTTTGTATTGGTCACTATATCAACGTCAACAAGCCAACGTGTAA